From the genome of Triticum aestivum cultivar Chinese Spring chromosome 3B, IWGSC CS RefSeq v2.1, whole genome shotgun sequence, one region includes:
- the LOC123071793 gene encoding protein WVD2-like 7 isoform X1: MATEVDQTFFAWSQGETTDLGVSEGVSVSQTLNHGSVSFGRFELESLSWEKWSVFSNDKRHEEFVKFNGLVAQKKAYFEEYYKKIRELKASQQQIQQTELTLEYSGDGSDSSQTEDMPHEELETPTGSGTIVYDYVEEAAHETTSEQGMQCYHDHEDEDFRNELSSSNLVSEVRISQQTDQDGRENALGDNSDSANVENAGLGHEGIGAAYENARVSRRNAEKDPRLRYASLIIPKSVKTVAGSTLDRTSVTKTPGSAKPSMTTNQKTKTNNARSSSVASQKITGATRTRRITEKEAPGVTGVKRPSSAAGRVTSIGEKHPITRATVKKPADVSTPGRPSSAERRPVTRERAQKQAAVATPCRPSTSERRPVDRGSAAKRSGVEGTRRPSTGERRSVTRDSARTPSKTAGSSVAHPKVMTTTVSTLKRPAPLNATTKSTKPEPKSNIRGSKDASTVYSHLTRPARMDLQVAGKQKSSSVNLPARKMLSSSVGEATFARLKKKEGIPATGQSRGSTSKKTTPLQTANTKSRAPNVRHSFVSTLSITILALPPTILRFPFVRSTMMCIFIPDILTTRFCSHRHRRLHHVVRREQRANQLSAAHQLVEESQRPRHHNGTDAKGAFKLVAYINVDLRSAAPSHAHLKAPHGLCVLSNSLVRCFCISIISIKHLIDLRSVTRVSCVAPTCLISHISPIVNMYLASSSRGLRTVYTVYIHQISYVLDDVR, from the exons ATGGCGACTGAGGTCGATCAAACTTTTTTTGCGTGGTCACAAGGAGAAACAACTGACCTGGGTGTTTCTGAA GGAGTTTCTGTATCCCAGACACTCAATCATGGTTCCGTGTCCTTCGGAAGGTTTGAACTCGAGTCACTATCTTGGGAGAAGTGGTCTGTATTTAGTAATGACAAACGCCATGAAGAGTTTGTTAAGTTCAATGGTTTAGTAGCTCAGAAGAAGGCATATTTTGAAGAGTACTACAAGAAGATCAGGGAACTCAAGGCTTCACAGCAGCAAATTCAGCAAACTGAACTTACCTTGGAATACAGTGGTGATGGCAGCGATTCTAGCCAAACGGAAGATATGCCGCATGAAGAGCTTGAAACTCCCACAGGATCTGGAACAATTGTGTACGATTATGTGGAGGAAGCTGCACATGAGACCACATCTGAACAGGGCATGCAATGCTATCATGACCATGAAGATGAGGACTTCCGGAACGAACTTTCGTCATCCAATCTTGTTTCAGAAGTCAGAATTTCGCAGCAAACCGACCAGGATGGTAGAGAAAATGCTCTTGGTGATAATTCAGATTCGGCCAATGTTGAAAATGCAGGTCTTGGTCATGAAGGTATTGGAGCAGCTTATGAAAATGCAAGGGTTTCTAGAAGAAATGCCGAGAAAGACCCCAGACTTAGATATGCTTCCTTGATAATACCAAAATCGGTTAAAACCGTTGCAGGCAGCACTCTGGACCGCACATCTGTTACTAAG ACGCCTGGTTCAGCAAAACCTAGCATGACTACAAACCAGAAGACTAAGACGAACAATGCCCGTAGCTCGAGTGTGGCATCTCAGAAGATAACCGGCGCGACACGTACTCGCAGGATTACAGAAAAAGAAGCTCCCGGGGTTACAGGTGTCAAAAGGCCTTCCTCAGCTGCCGGGCGCGTCACTTCTATCGGAGAGAAGCATCCCATCACCAGGGCAACCGTTAAGAAGCCTGCTGATGTCTCCACCCCAGGACGCCCTTCCTCTGCCGAAAGACGCCCTGTCACCAGAGAGCGTGCACAGAAGCAAGCCGCTGTCGCCACGCCATGCCGGCCTTCCACCTCTGAAAGACGCCCCGTTGACAGAGGAAGTGCAGCAAAGCGTTCTGGTGTTGAGGGTACACGTCGGCCCTCTACAGGAGAAAGACGCTCTGTTACCAGGGATAGTGCGAGAACTCCTAGCAAGACAGCAGGATCAAGTGTGGCGCATCCAAAGGTTATGACAACCACTGTG AGCACTCTCAAAAGGCCAGCCCCTCTGAATGCTACTACTAAAAGTACCAAGCCAGAGCCAAAAAG CAATATCAGAGGATCGAAAGATGCTTCAACAGTGTACAGTCACTTAACTAGGCCAGCAAGAATGGACTTGCAAGTGGCCGGCAAACAAAAATCAAG CTCGGTAAACTTGCCAGCAAGGAAAATGCTGAGTTCCAGTGTTGGAGAAGCAACTTTTGCAAGGCTGAAAAAGAAAGAG GGCATTCCGGCGACAGGGCAATCTCGAGGATCCACATCGAAGAAAACAACTCCTTTGCAGACAGCAAACACCAAGTCCAGGGCACCAAACGTACGCCATTCCTTCGTCAGCACACTGTCCATAACCATATTGGCACTTCCCCCCACAATCCTGAGATTTCCATTTGTTCGTAGTACTATGATGTGCATCTTTATACCTGACATTTTAACCACTCGATTTTGCAGCCACCggcaccgccgcctccaccacgTCGTCCGTCGAGAACAACGAGCAAACCAACTGTCAGCGGCTCATCAGTTGGTGGAAGAAAGCCAAA GGCCTCGACACCACAATGGCACTGATGCAAAGGGAGCATTCAAGCTAGTAGCCTACATAAACGTGGATCTGCGGAGCGCCGCACCGTCACACGCGCATCTAAAAGCACCGCACGGGCTTTGCGTGCTATCCAATTCCTTAGTACGATGTTTCTGCATATCGATCATTTCCATCAAGCACCTCATCGATCTTCGTTCAGTTACAAGAGTATCTTGTGTAGCTCCTACATGTCTCATAAGTCATATATCACCAATAGTGAATATGTACTTAGCCTCGTCGTCCAGGGGACTTAGAACAGTGTATACTGTGTATATACATCAAATAAGTTATGTTTTAGATGATGTAAGATAA
- the LOC123071793 gene encoding protein WVD2-like 7 isoform X2, with amino-acid sequence MATEVDQTFFAWSQGETTDLGVSEGVSVSQTLNHGSVSFGRFELESLSWEKWSVFSNDKRHEEFVKFNGLVAQKKAYFEEYYKKIRELKASQQQIQQTELTLEYSGDGSDSSQTEDMPHEELETPTGSGTIVYDYVEEAAHETTSEQGMQCYHDHEDEDFRNELSSSNLVSEVRISQQTDQDGRENALGDNSDSANVENAGLGHEGIGAAYENARVSRRNAEKDPRLRYASLIIPKSVKTVAGSTLDRTSVTKTPGSAKPSMTTNQKTKTNNARSSSVASQKITGATRTRRITEKEAPGVTGVKRPSSAAGRVTSIGEKHPITRATVKKPADVSTPGRPSSAERRPVTRERAQKQAAVATPCRPSTSERRPVDRGSAAKRSGVEGTRRPSTGERRSVTRDSARTPSKTAGSSVAHPKVMTTTVSTLKRPAPLNATTKSTKPEPKSNIRGSKDASTVYSHLTRPARMDLQVAGKQKSSSVNLPARKMLSSSVGEATFARLKKKEGIPATGQSRGSTSKKTTPLQTANTKSRAPNPPAPPPPPRRPSRTTSKPTVSGSSVGGRKPKASTPQWH; translated from the exons ATGGCGACTGAGGTCGATCAAACTTTTTTTGCGTGGTCACAAGGAGAAACAACTGACCTGGGTGTTTCTGAA GGAGTTTCTGTATCCCAGACACTCAATCATGGTTCCGTGTCCTTCGGAAGGTTTGAACTCGAGTCACTATCTTGGGAGAAGTGGTCTGTATTTAGTAATGACAAACGCCATGAAGAGTTTGTTAAGTTCAATGGTTTAGTAGCTCAGAAGAAGGCATATTTTGAAGAGTACTACAAGAAGATCAGGGAACTCAAGGCTTCACAGCAGCAAATTCAGCAAACTGAACTTACCTTGGAATACAGTGGTGATGGCAGCGATTCTAGCCAAACGGAAGATATGCCGCATGAAGAGCTTGAAACTCCCACAGGATCTGGAACAATTGTGTACGATTATGTGGAGGAAGCTGCACATGAGACCACATCTGAACAGGGCATGCAATGCTATCATGACCATGAAGATGAGGACTTCCGGAACGAACTTTCGTCATCCAATCTTGTTTCAGAAGTCAGAATTTCGCAGCAAACCGACCAGGATGGTAGAGAAAATGCTCTTGGTGATAATTCAGATTCGGCCAATGTTGAAAATGCAGGTCTTGGTCATGAAGGTATTGGAGCAGCTTATGAAAATGCAAGGGTTTCTAGAAGAAATGCCGAGAAAGACCCCAGACTTAGATATGCTTCCTTGATAATACCAAAATCGGTTAAAACCGTTGCAGGCAGCACTCTGGACCGCACATCTGTTACTAAG ACGCCTGGTTCAGCAAAACCTAGCATGACTACAAACCAGAAGACTAAGACGAACAATGCCCGTAGCTCGAGTGTGGCATCTCAGAAGATAACCGGCGCGACACGTACTCGCAGGATTACAGAAAAAGAAGCTCCCGGGGTTACAGGTGTCAAAAGGCCTTCCTCAGCTGCCGGGCGCGTCACTTCTATCGGAGAGAAGCATCCCATCACCAGGGCAACCGTTAAGAAGCCTGCTGATGTCTCCACCCCAGGACGCCCTTCCTCTGCCGAAAGACGCCCTGTCACCAGAGAGCGTGCACAGAAGCAAGCCGCTGTCGCCACGCCATGCCGGCCTTCCACCTCTGAAAGACGCCCCGTTGACAGAGGAAGTGCAGCAAAGCGTTCTGGTGTTGAGGGTACACGTCGGCCCTCTACAGGAGAAAGACGCTCTGTTACCAGGGATAGTGCGAGAACTCCTAGCAAGACAGCAGGATCAAGTGTGGCGCATCCAAAGGTTATGACAACCACTGTG AGCACTCTCAAAAGGCCAGCCCCTCTGAATGCTACTACTAAAAGTACCAAGCCAGAGCCAAAAAG CAATATCAGAGGATCGAAAGATGCTTCAACAGTGTACAGTCACTTAACTAGGCCAGCAAGAATGGACTTGCAAGTGGCCGGCAAACAAAAATCAAG CTCGGTAAACTTGCCAGCAAGGAAAATGCTGAGTTCCAGTGTTGGAGAAGCAACTTTTGCAAGGCTGAAAAAGAAAGAG GGCATTCCGGCGACAGGGCAATCTCGAGGATCCACATCGAAGAAAACAACTCCTTTGCAGACAGCAAACACCAAGTCCAGGGCACCAAAC CCACCggcaccgccgcctccaccacgTCGTCCGTCGAGAACAACGAGCAAACCAACTGTCAGCGGCTCATCAGTTGGTGGAAGAAAGCCAAA GGCCTCGACACCACAATGGCACTGA